The Anas acuta chromosome 12, bAnaAcu1.1, whole genome shotgun sequence sequence TCAGTCTGAATTTGAATACAAAGGTGATCTCTCTCTTTCCAGCCCTGCCTCACAAGTGTacaaaacaaactcaaaaaaGGATTGATTTTAGTTCAGTAAGTGGGTGTACCCTGTGTCTCTCCTTTGCTTTTTATGGAGAACTTTGCTTATTATGGAGAACTTGTTATTGTGGATAAGGTGAAAGAGGCTATAACTTTACCAAAGTCAGTTCAGTACTGTATTATTCCAGTAATGTTTTGCAGTAgtttttttaacagtttaatTGTTTCAAACTGCTTAATCTAGTTGTTCTTATCATCCAAaagttttcattgcatttttccacattattttgcattattattttgcatGGAGATCATTCCTCCACGTACAAAAGTCAAGCATTAAAAGGTCTATAAATAGGTGAATTTTGCTGAGGCAGTAACACACAAGTTAGTGAAAATCTGATATTTGATACTTAAGGTTGTTAGCTTACCAAATTATTTGCAGTGGAAGTTTTAAATGTGCAAACCATGAAGATTATACCTGAccaatgtgttttctttgggtATATAGATATAGAGGGTGACAAAAGTGAGGTTTATCACACTAAATTGCATGTTTTTGGTATTCCATTATTCATTTACTGTAGTGTCTATGTGGAAGAAATAGCACAAGCAGGCAGAGTCCTCTAAGGGGGaggttctttttttccccattaaatcCATTGGGCATATGTATCAGTAATAAACTCCTGTATTGTAGAACCACTCagaaggggagagaagaaacTGAGCCCTAGAAAATTCTTCAAAGACAAATTAGGTAGTTGTTTTCCTGTTCAGtaattttctctgtgtgttttgtAAGTGTATTTTACATGGATATGAGAAAAGTCTAAACATCTCTTCTGCATGATATATTAGAAGCAATTCAGCCACCTTATTCTTCCATAAATACTTTAAGCATGGTCATTCAAAAGACTCTTCAGATTCTTTCCAAACTCATTGTTATAATGAGCATGAAGGACTAAATTCACTGAATCAATACCTGGAAATTGTTGTCTCCTGTCCCTCTTCAGGGCAAACACTTTCAACCCCAACACTCTTGTTCTCTTTCTTGCTATTTGAATGGTTTGTTACTGCAATAAACAGGTAGTGCTTTGATTTCTGATTAtttgaaattgcttttattGCACGCAATACTTTTTATAATAGCTAttgatatatagatatattttgaTGAATACAGCAGGAATCTGTGAAACTTAGTTTTGAATTGatgttaaatttaaatttggaataaatgtgttttgtgtAATTTGGTTAAATTATGAGTTGATATTTATCATCTACCGCCCTAACTCctaaatgaaacagaagtaaTTCAGTAGTTTTATACTTCTAGGTAAGATTAAGCTATGATGTTCTGATAATCAAGTACATTACTATcatcttttaatgaaaatctttGCTTTGAGCAGGATACAGGGCAGAAAACATACTGTAGCTActgaagaaaatatggaaagtGATTagttgtattttctctcttggGCAAGGTCCATGAATTTAAGGACTTTCTCATATTAATAAACAGAATTAACAGCCTGGAAATGGAACAGAGAAAAATTGTATCTTTCCTTTCCACTTACCTTTGCAAGTTGTTCATGAATTTCTAATAAGCTTGGTCTGTTGAGCTTATTCCCACTGACACTGCCAGTGTTTCTATAATAATCAATTTTAGGAACTGGATCCATTGTGTTATGGCCAAAAGTTTGTagataatacattttattgTGAGTATCATAGGGATGTAAACtagcttctgttttttcccctctttgaaGGAAGTTGTCATATAATTCTCTTTTTCCTGGTCTGTAACTGATTCTCAGTTTGTTGTGTGCTTCGTCAGTAAAAGATGTTTCTTCATAATGTGGTGGGTCGGAGCCCACATCCTCTTGGGATGCTTCGTTGTTGTCACGACTTTCATTAATTATGTTAACTTGAAACCGATTAGCATTTGTATCCAAGAATACATTTGGAGAATTATTCATTGACATCTTCAGGGATGATACAGTCTTAAGTCACTGATCCTTTTGGTCTTCTGGGGCTGCAGCTAGTGCTACTGTAGCTACAGCAAAGGTTCTAGTGCTGTTGCATATGAAGTCTTTGCTCCTAAATTAATGAAgttctgagaaatatttcttgaaCTCCCTAAGCAGTCTTCCTAAATTTGTCTTCTATGGCTCTgccataaaataataataataaaaaagatataatagtaataataaaaaaaatgttaacttgCACAGTTAAATAAATTTTCTGACAATAGCTCCCCACTCCCTGCCCTGCCAAATATCTGTGAGACAGTCATCCTATGACATGTTGAATAACAAGTAATTAAGTGAAAGACTGAGTTTGTGAGGATTTTTCTGTCTAAATAAAATGGGCTATAGATCAGCTTTTAAGTACCTAcaactgtatttcaaatatGATATTTCTCTTAATAACTCTACATTTAAATGAAGGCAATGAAGGTGTGGGTAATATGAGGGATGCACAGGACTCCATGACATCCATTTACTGTTTATGTTCCACTTAAGTACTAAGTTATCTTGTATATTTCTACCCTAGCCTAGAAGTAAATTGTCCTGAAAAGCTTGAATGAAATATATGATTTGAAATTAATTGCAAAAGTTAGCCTTCAAGTTTTCAGTAGTTCCAGGACAGTGACAGTTTATGAGCAGGCAATTAATGTATAGCAAAACATTActgttttatgtaaataaaattaatgtcaTATAAAGGAATAAATCAACAACGGAACATATCCAAAAATAACATTGGGTTTTCTAAACTAAATGGATGAAATAAAAGTCTATGGTGAAGTATTAATTATTGAGAAATATCAGTAGTCATAGGCATTGAAAGCTTCCTAGAATTTTACACTGTTTTAGACTTTACTCTTGAATCACCCTTTAAGACAATGTGAATGAAGCTGTAGCAAGTCATAAAATCATGCATATTGGATGGAAGCTTAGGAGTttatctagtccaacctcctgctcaaagcagattGAACACTGAATACAAATCAGGTTGCTTAGGACTTTCATCAGTCAGGTCTCTCAGTTCTGTCCTCCAAGGACAGATTCCACAACCTGTCATGGCAGATATTCTAATATTTAATTGTCCTTGCAGTGATTGTTTTCATGTATACCCAGTTAGAACCATCCACCTGTTGCTTTATGGCCATCATCTCTCACCTCAGTAAAGAGCCTGGGTCTTTCCAGGTGTAATCTGATGGGTGCTGAACAGAGGGTAATGATCACTTTGGTCTATTAGTTATGGTCCTGCTAATATTGCCCAGGACACTGCTTTCATTGCTCCCAGAGCATGTTGCTGACTCCTCTGTAGTGTATGGCTCAGCAGGTCCCTtccaggagagctgctgcctgccagtgAGGCCCCATCCTGTATGTTGCAGGAGGCTGgtctgtcccaggtgcaggattcACATTTGTCCTTGTCGAATGCCATGAAATTCCTGTGAGCCTGTTTGTCTAGGTCACTCTGAATGGCAGCCCATAACATATGATAGATGTACTATCTGCTTCCCACCTCTACTTTTCCAGACAGAcccctcaaaaaacaaacaagcaaataaaaacccCAGGAATGAAAGGGGTACTTAAATATAGGGCTTAAATATAGGCCTTTGAAGGGTTAAGTATCTCTGCAGCAACTTGTGGGATGGCCTACATGGCACTGGAATGGCATGCATCGCATTTTGAGATATTGAAATGATATTGGAAACAATGGCAATGCATATGTCTAGTaaaattcttctgaagaaatacAGAGGTGTAACTTTATAGACCTGTATAATTCAATAGGAGTCCAGGTCTGCTGAAATGGACTAAAACTGACTAAAAGCATGCTTAGACAGACATGGAAAATTTGCAAGTGTACATAATAGCAGAAAGTTTTAGAAGCAAAATATATCAGTATAAAGGAATATGTGAACTGAAAATCAGGGTAATAAGCCTATTagaagaattttctttaaatattgtGCTTTCAGCAAGAtcttggactagatgacctcaAGAGATTTCTTCCAATCTAtgattttgtaaaatacatttgGCACTAGCACTGAAAGATAAAATACTGCATCAATATTTACAACTTGGCAAGGTACATTTTGTCTAAAAAACACATATCAAAACTATAATTTGAAGAGCTGATAATCAGATGTCCTCCGGCTTCAGTATGAGATATAGCTAAGGCAtatttcctcccttcttccatCAGCTATAGACGATATTCTGCTGTAACCTGATAAATGATACCACTTTATAACCCCTTCATATTTATGTTGGTTTTCCTATTTAATGCTTTATAAAACCCACAGCAATGTTACATTAATTTAAGTTCTGttacttctgctgtttttggattatctgtattattattgttatcattattataCATTTCTCATCACAGTGTTCTGCttccttcagctttttaaaattgtaaggAAGTATTTCATCTTCAGGCATGAAGGAGCAAAACCAAATCTTTTGTCACCTGTAATTTCAGTGTCCTATTTCCTTAATAGTATTGCTTggctagaaaaagaaaagtctcttacctttctgctgttcttgaaaacaataccttttttttttctttttttttttttttttttttttttcacagttcatTTCCAGGAGTGTCTCGACTGTTATTTACCATAAATTTTGCATTTAGCATTCTATCATTACACATAAATTATCAAATTTACCTTATTCAAGATAATTTAACTTACCACTCAGTCCTGTGTTTTTAGAGAAGGACAGTCTTCCTCTTTTATTCATGCATGTAGTCTCTCTTTGAGGCATTACAGACTCTGCCTTATTGGCcagatttttctcctgcttaACATATTAAATAAACTGTCCAATCCCTCACTTTCAAAACGTTTCTGGATGGTGATTTAGAGAAGCATTCTAGCTTGTTAACTATTAACCAGCAAATGTAGCTATCCATTTCAATTACAGGGTTTATGGTATTGCAAAATTTCCAAGGAGGCCCCAAAATACTTTTGTTATCTCCATTTCCCTCCCAGCTATGTCTGATTCTCTGCACAGATCATAATCTccctatttttcagttctgcatATGTAGCAGTGGAGATAACAAGAGTTTATAAAATGCACAGATTTAATTTATGAAGAACAGACTCCAATGAAGCCAGTGGGATCACTTGGGTACCACCCCCATTGGTGGGTCTCCTTGTCCCACATGTTTTTGAACCATTTTTATCTAAATCCTGTTTAAAGTTTTACTCTGTAAATTTAAGGAAAATCTTTGAAGAAATAGGTTTTGTTCATTCATTCTGGGAAGATTGTTGTCTTTTGGGGGTACGAGAAGGGCAGGAAGAAATTATGAAGCTTTTTAATCATAAGGGAATTTGATAATTGCTTCCAGCAATAGATTGGGTCAAAACCTAAAGAAGTAGTGAGGTTCTTGAGGTATGTTTGCTGTGCTTGCCATGTAGTTTAGAGATAACTGAACTATATTTATCCCAGATAACTTAAGTACCTTCAGCAATCTAACCTGACAGTACAGGGCTCAGATGTGCTGATTAGGTGTACATAAAAAGAATGATGGTGTCAGGTCTCTGCAGTGGATGATCCTATTACGTGACTCAGTATATGGATATCTGCCTTTGATTCTGTGGTTAAATTAACTGGGATAAATGCAACATGCTGAATATGTGTGGATCTGACAATTTTTCTTACACAGAGTCTGAAGCAGTTTAAAAGTTCTTATATTCACATAATTGTTTATTCTATTTAGGTGAACCAGTATAGATGAGTGTTAGCTGCAGCTCTCATTCTTCAGATGGAAGATCATGTCCTTCCCTGTACGATCCAGTATTCCATGTTCCAAATGGCATTTGAGGTCCAGTGTTCCACTGGCTGTGTCTGTCTGCTATGTACAGCAAAAGGGTTAGTAAGGATTTTTccaaacaaatgcaaaagaaacCAGCCGTTGTAACTgatctttttgtctttgctctttGTTGCAAACAGAGCTGTTTAGCAGAAGTGACAGTGCTTAAAATTCTGATGCCAACTTTCTTAAAAACTGAATTGAATTTCTGTCAAGTACTGTCACACTTTTTCTAAACACCTGTGTTTGAGGGTGACCTTGTGGTTTTAGTCTCTGCTTTCACTGTCTGTTCTTCTCTCTTGATAAGATCTCCTCTGACCAGTTCCTCAGTTTGACAGTCAAGATCATACACTGTGCACAGAGGTAGgaacacagaagaaacagcTGTGGAGATGAGCTGGAGAGTTCAAAGATTTTCAGCCAGCTCATGGACCCCTCTGCCTTCTGGGGGCTGGGCACAAACGAGTATGCAGTGTGAGTGTCTGCTTTGGCCTTGACAAGCCGGTGAAATTACTGCTAGGAGCTGTTAACCAGACAGAACAGGTTGCAGCTAACAGTGCAACAAGTGAAGTTCCAGTTTAAACTCAATCATCCTCTTTAACTAGGGGGAGTAAAAATTGACATGGCGTGACCAGTTCAGTTAGATTGTCAGGTTGGTTATGTAATGTTTACTTATTCTCTTTCACCTTAAGATTTTAACTGCATGGGAGGCACAAGTAGAATGGGACTGTGGTGTTCTTGGTTTGTGATGGACTTTTGAGCAGGTAATGGACTTTTGAGCAGgtaattaatatattttgtattgCTGAATGTTTTTAGAATctaaaatatctttatcaatgttTGTTTCCCTTCCACTAGTTCTGTTTAGCTTTCTGTAGCTGTAGAGCTAGTAGGGAGACCTAATCTATCAAAAACACATTCTCAGCAGCAAGAAATAGAAGTATGCATTGTTTGCAGAGGACCACTTAGATGTTTCACACAGGAGAAACAACGTTCAGTTTCCTTATAAACAGTCATTCATACAGCACCTCCTCTTCCTGAAAGGTGAGAGTTGAACTAGCaattaatgttattaattatGATTATATTATTAATTGTTAGCTTTCCCATTAGTTCCTTATAGTATGATATTGTGTGAaccaaccatttttttttttccatgttaacTTTATAGTAAATTGTTCATTTTagtatttctttgctgttaaCCATTTCTTATCCACCATTCCACTGTTCCTCATAGAAAAACCATGTGAAGTGCCTTTTGAATTtgcaacaaatatttatttaacaaaaatggaTGCCACCAACATACCTTCAAAACGTATGTATGTATAACAAGTGTACTAACAGTTGGTTTCCAAAATGAGATCATCATCAAATTTAAGGcaggatattctatgaattTTCATGCAAGAGCGTATTCAAATGTCCCTTTATCCAACCCCTCAACTTCATCTTCCCACGTAGAAGAAGGCATACTACTGTAGGGGTCCAGCAAGATTTTGAAGCATCTGATAATTAGGAGTCccaagaaaacacacagaattcctacaaaagcaaaaccagtttTTTGCTCTAAAGTCAGAGGGAAGGCAGACATTTCGTTGACACTCATGCTCGTTGAAGTGTTGCTGCAGTAATTACTGCTCATCATTGGCCATCACATCCTGGTGCCTCTGTGGGATTTCCACCTCTATTGCTTCTTTGCCTGCATAGAAAAGTGGAATCAATTTGGTTAGGTCTAAATGAGTTGTGTATGTCTGAGCTGTAGCATATGAacagctggaaatgaaaaacatcttgGATTTTTGTAGtgtcctgttgtttttttcacatttaagtTAATGTAATAATATTGCAACTTTTAGCCCCTACACACCATCCACTTACTGGCAGCAAACTCAATTTTCTGGCTTTCTACCTCCTCAAAACAGTAACCTTGGCATGTGGCtgttttaaacagcattttgtCAGACTGGGCATAAGCCTACAGGTTTTGATTAGGCAATACTCACAAGGTCTCAACCTGGATAAACAAGTATGCTTTCTGACATGGCTTTACCTGAGTTCTTAAACTAGTTAAGCTCAAACTGATCTCAAGGGGAGTTTCGGCCAAATACTGTGGATTTTGTTCATgtaattgtgagaaacactctgtagccaataacttaggctcaggcgaggatctcagtgaagtagtaatttattcgcgattgcaatggcgggcgccccacaagcaggagagagcgcatctactagttccaaaacacagtttatataccttttgatggcaggaccctcccctgtttccccactgagtgggtaatccaggttcacaatctatctgatgcttcacaaacaatgcatggccttcagttgccggcctgttaaatttcaaatttcttttgacatttttactgtttgaagtggtaatgtttcttcacttatctgacttgacttgacaccgtgattttcacctaattgtcctaaggagactggttgtctgcattttactaggtcgcctgctaaactttcttatcactgtaagcatatctcagtaccacattccctccttctaaacaatgtaactctgcaaaaacaacatttctattcccacaattccccccttttctttttttataaactgttgatttttgcaaaacctttctctaaggtgcaATTTGATagacttcttcttctttgctttctttgctttccatctcctcattatcaccttatctgagtaaggtggtggctccatggtcatttgtttcaatagtgcggtTTCAGTCAACCACTGTACTGGTCCTCTTACACAgaggataatgcagcaaccaatggctgtcaaaactcctacaactacgatcaatgttgcaaatatgcctattttttttatttatttatttattttttttttttttctgccaattcactggcaagggtggtaagcccttgcaatgctcttgttaccgagccatctgggacactattgttgggtataagagtgcaacaatggttgctcagtattacacacacaaacacacctccttcctctgcgagcatcatatctaatgctatcctgttttcccaagccattttgctgatggcatctagttgttcagtgattcctctcatcgcatccttggtataattgatgaatctctgctgattataatagaaataattaatccaatccacatttttattgattgttacccaccagaacagtgactcaaaccctgcagcaatttgatttctggctttatgttcatctgcaactcctctaggtaccccaatagaatctatgtatactctatcatcaaatgatattcctaagcctcttttacttcctctgggtatttgtgatgtttctctttcaaatgccagggtgaagggtatagctaattgaacaagtgcacaagtgccttcccaattagatggtagggtggaccgtaagatcttccctccaccgtaccaccagagatctgccctggggatctctagtcttgagcagtttcccatcaagtccttggtagcacaaggcaaattctcgtagatgccaggtagcactcacaccctgccgtgagaggcaagctgtatggttacctatagctgtagagaatgcagggggaaccgtgATACTGTTatcatgcaaggaacagcaaagagagacttacaggcctcatttccccaggcagtcttttcttggtacaatgcaatcatacatcgcatcccTTGGGAGTCTTTGGTCCACCATCATGGGAAaggcactatctgggcaatcggtcatcccgaagcacaagcatagcagtagctacggttgagactctggacggtatatttgacccattctatccaggcattcacatccccataccttgtttgaactgacacatttcagagggcttcctgttttctctcctgttttctccttgagtttctccctttctctgatggcaatagaggattgtttccatacagctattctcaatctggctgttgggtctctcccagttatttgttctctctgttcaattgtcgttgggcatttagatctccacaagctaacacctcacaaacatcaaacgtgacagaatgtggtacataaccctctgtcacagtcacccatattttgatggggtatcccatttttgctattatctggtcatgccttttgcaagttgccaattgaccaaggccttctctgaggcctagaatcactaaaaacaaaattagtaatcaattttttccctgtcattatttttaaaccttaggtttccaaataattatcgatacaaaaaaataagatgtacactactactataacaacccccccttgggagcactgcaattcactataggtctgttctttctttcaatcacaagtcacagtcgttagttacctgtgaaaataaaaggttagtttacaattgtaagctcttatcctgctcagagtccactatgagatttttctattcaatttcaacttccaacaagtcttttgtaggaacagcttcccaggtactagcgtcgacggatgccttcactcgagtatagtgagtccaacctttttccgcagttcttacggctgtttcagtggttagtaattgtccttcccattcaggccagagttgactctttccaggtccgaatcaggacccggtttcctgggtgatggtggtgaatggggaattccaaaggtggggtttgagccaacaacccacaggtcctgagaaatgacaaagaagaggacaaccccagaatacagttcttaagaaaactctctggTTTcgaattgtggtatctcatcccttctgcccagatagggcaacctgaacagcatctcatatggtgaaattcctatgtcctttcttggtgctgtttaaacctgtaggagtaagcattttacccaaggaagttgggtttctaacactagtttagttaattgcttctttaatgtctgattcattagctccaccttcccagaagaggaggggtgccaggggctgtgaaaatcccactcaatcgcTAAGGCCcgctttaacccttgcagtaaagctttacacccatccagACACatggtcaattaggacaaacaagtaactcagtaaaatttacctgtatactttggaa is a genomic window containing:
- the CTXN2 gene encoding cortexin-2, whose translation is MMSSNYCSNTSTSMSVNEMSAFPLTLEQKTGFAFVGILCVFLGLLIIRCFKILLDPYSSMPSSTWEDEVEGLDKGTFEYALA